One region of Streptomyces leeuwenhoekii genomic DNA includes:
- a CDS encoding TIGR03936 family radical SAM-associated protein, translating into MQRIRLRYTKRGRLRFTSHRDFQRAFERALRRAEVPMAYSAGFTPHPKVSYANAAPTGTGSEAEYLEIALTEPRDPEQLRALLDESLPAGLDVVEAVEARTSGLADRLTASVWELRLDGVEPAEAARAVEAFNAAGAVEVQRLTKNGVRTFDARPAVASLESVETHGSPADRPSDRPCAILRLVVRHVTPAVRPDDVLSGLRAVADLAPPVPAAVTRLAQGLFDEETGTVTDPLAPDREAAANEPQTADATAAAKAPA; encoded by the coding sequence GTGCAGCGCATCCGTCTGCGGTACACCAAACGCGGCCGCCTCCGGTTCACCAGCCACCGTGACTTCCAGCGTGCCTTCGAGCGTGCGCTGCGCCGTGCCGAGGTGCCGATGGCGTACTCGGCGGGGTTCACGCCGCACCCGAAGGTGTCGTACGCCAATGCCGCACCCACCGGCACGGGCAGCGAGGCGGAGTACCTGGAGATCGCGCTCACCGAGCCGCGCGACCCCGAGCAGCTGAGAGCCCTCCTCGACGAGTCGCTGCCCGCCGGGCTCGATGTCGTCGAGGCGGTCGAGGCCCGGACCTCCGGGCTCGCCGACCGGCTGACGGCCTCCGTGTGGGAGCTGCGGCTGGACGGGGTGGAGCCCGCGGAGGCCGCGCGCGCCGTGGAGGCGTTCAACGCGGCCGGGGCCGTGGAGGTCCAGCGCCTCACCAAGAACGGCGTCCGCACCTTCGACGCCCGCCCGGCCGTCGCGAGTCTGGAGAGCGTGGAAACGCACGGTTCGCCGGCTGATAGGCCGAGCGACCGGCCCTGTGCGATACTGCGGCTGGTTGTTCGGCACGTGACGCCTGCCGTACGACCCGACGACGTCCTGTCCGGTCTCCGCGCCGTGGCCGACCTGGCGCCGCCGGTCCCCGCAGCGGTGACCAGGCTGGCGCAGGGGCTGTTCGATGAAGAGACCGGCACGGTGACCGACCCGCTCGCGCCCGACCGCGAGGCAGCAGCGAACGAGCCCCAGACGGCCGACGCGACTGCCGCCGCGAAGGCGCCGGCGTAA